The following coding sequences lie in one Deltaproteobacteria bacterium genomic window:
- a CDS encoding YeeE/YedE family protein yields MTSRWPFWAGGIAIGLFVLALLFATHNLLGVSSGFADACSAPFDARVRRSWRLPFLLGIVLGGFVVSLLSGTFSLTTSMGMFDARVTDAFGPKVLWFVGGGVLLGFGSRLANGCTSGHGIVGTALLAKSSWLATATFMAAGFLVTHWLLGGAA; encoded by the coding sequence TTGACCTCGAGATGGCCGTTCTGGGCCGGCGGAATTGCGATCGGGCTGTTCGTGCTCGCGTTGCTCTTCGCGACGCACAACTTGCTCGGAGTCTCGTCGGGTTTTGCGGACGCCTGTTCGGCGCCCTTCGATGCCCGCGTGCGTCGCTCGTGGCGGTTGCCGTTCCTGCTCGGGATCGTGCTGGGCGGTTTCGTGGTGTCGCTGCTGAGCGGGACGTTCTCGCTCACCACGTCGATGGGGATGTTCGATGCGCGCGTGACCGATGCCTTCGGACCCAAGGTGCTGTGGTTCGTCGGCGGCGGCGTGTTGCTCGGTTTCGGCTCGCGCCTCGCGAACGGCTGTACCTCGGGGCACGGCATCGTCGGCACGGCACTGCTGGCGAAGTCGTCCTGGCTGGCGACCGCCACCTTCATGGCCGCCGGCTTCCTGGTGACGCACTGGCTGCTCGGAGGTGCCGCATGA
- a CDS encoding serine/threonine protein kinase, whose protein sequence is MGATPPDGAAHGDAAVPDERGDPVDDPGLGPAPQVEGRDEIRARAFARIFGDEPTAVPDGPGARAQAERDTPSAIGRFRVLDRLGGGGMGVVLAAWDPELERRVAIKLLRPDLLGRSGTVGQARLQREAQAIARINHPNVIAVHEVGSFDDQVFVAMEFVEGATLGTWLGEQSRGWREVLAAFLAAGDGIAAAHHAGVVHRDFKPDNVLVGRDGRVRVVDFGLARASGETLVEPAPSIPEGELPETIQTPLTRTGALMGTPAYMSPEQWLGRAADERSDQFSFAVALFEALYGRRPFVASTVQALAGAVLEGRMTAPDDPRGVPRFIELALRRALARDPAARFAHMDDLLAALRRDPARHWRRGLGVLAIAGAASVATMLATDDPSVGDRCAQDGQRIEAQWDAAARKRVHAALTATGTPFAEHAWTSVERLLDADAQAWTEQATAACAAAAVANAADDGRRGRCLDDRAAELGAMVELLARADAGIALQAVDAVARLPSPTVCGDPRRLAAYREPSDPGSRTRAATARAELARATASGAVGHYREAIATAQGVVDIATELDDPALEAAALLVRGQNEAAESKWREAERTLRSAVARAELADDHATRAQALTHLVFVVGLDGTRFAEAQALGEGAGSALKIIGADALMRAQLDAALGTSARKAKRFELALEHQRAALDATARLLGDEHPATLRAMSNLATTLGALPDAGDAALAEAETMHRRAVAGLERVLGDEHPVVAVTLSNLAIVVAQRGHTTEAIALLRRSVSIREHNDPNQPSLAQAHFNLGRALYDAREYGQAQAQYALALERRLAAPHQAIEVVDYYSALGNAAVRNGEAKLAAEMFTRRLDIELAADSDPALVAAARINLARALVGSDRARARELLEQARPVIADRVAKEDATATDRQLGRDIQVLAMLVDSLAALEHLPAG, encoded by the coding sequence ATGGGCGCCACACCCCCTGACGGCGCGGCGCACGGCGACGCGGCGGTCCCCGACGAGCGCGGCGATCCCGTCGACGATCCCGGCCTCGGGCCCGCGCCGCAGGTGGAGGGCCGCGACGAGATCCGGGCGCGGGCGTTCGCGCGGATCTTCGGCGACGAGCCCACCGCGGTGCCGGACGGCCCCGGCGCGCGCGCCCAGGCCGAGCGGGACACGCCGAGCGCGATCGGCCGCTTCCGCGTGCTCGACCGCCTCGGGGGTGGCGGCATGGGGGTCGTACTGGCGGCGTGGGACCCCGAGCTCGAGCGTCGGGTCGCGATCAAGCTGCTGCGGCCCGACCTCCTGGGTCGCAGCGGCACCGTCGGTCAGGCCCGACTGCAGCGCGAGGCCCAGGCCATCGCCCGCATCAACCACCCGAACGTGATTGCGGTCCACGAGGTCGGCAGCTTCGACGACCAGGTCTTCGTGGCGATGGAGTTCGTGGAGGGCGCGACGCTCGGTACCTGGCTGGGTGAACAGTCCCGCGGGTGGCGAGAGGTGCTGGCCGCCTTCCTCGCGGCGGGTGACGGCATCGCGGCGGCCCACCATGCGGGGGTCGTGCACCGCGACTTCAAGCCCGACAACGTCCTGGTCGGCCGCGATGGACGCGTGCGGGTGGTGGACTTCGGGTTGGCGCGGGCCTCGGGCGAGACGCTCGTCGAGCCCGCGCCGTCGATCCCCGAGGGCGAGCTCCCCGAGACGATCCAGACCCCGCTGACGCGGACGGGCGCGCTGATGGGCACGCCGGCATACATGAGTCCCGAGCAGTGGCTGGGCCGCGCCGCCGACGAGCGCTCGGATCAGTTCTCGTTCGCGGTGGCCCTGTTCGAGGCGCTCTACGGTCGCCGCCCGTTCGTCGCCAGCACGGTGCAGGCGCTCGCGGGGGCGGTGCTCGAGGGTCGCATGACTGCGCCCGACGATCCCCGCGGTGTGCCGCGCTTCATCGAGTTGGCGCTGCGCCGCGCACTCGCCCGCGATCCCGCGGCCCGCTTCGCGCACATGGACGACCTCCTGGCGGCGCTGCGCCGCGACCCCGCTCGCCACTGGCGGCGTGGGCTGGGGGTGCTCGCGATCGCGGGCGCGGCCAGCGTGGCGACGATGCTCGCGACCGACGATCCTTCGGTGGGGGATCGCTGCGCGCAGGACGGACAGCGCATCGAGGCGCAGTGGGACGCGGCGGCGCGCAAGCGGGTGCACGCGGCCCTGACCGCCACCGGCACCCCCTTCGCGGAGCACGCGTGGACCAGCGTGGAGCGGCTGCTCGACGCCGACGCGCAGGCCTGGACCGAGCAAGCGACCGCCGCGTGTGCAGCCGCCGCGGTCGCGAACGCGGCCGATGACGGTCGACGCGGCCGCTGCCTCGACGACCGCGCCGCCGAGCTGGGCGCAATGGTGGAGCTGCTCGCGCGCGCCGACGCCGGCATCGCGCTGCAGGCGGTCGACGCGGTCGCGCGGCTGCCGAGCCCGACGGTGTGCGGCGACCCGCGGCGGCTCGCGGCCTATCGGGAGCCCAGCGATCCCGGCTCCCGCACGCGGGCCGCGACCGCGCGCGCCGAGCTCGCGCGCGCGACCGCCAGCGGCGCGGTCGGCCACTACCGCGAGGCGATCGCCACCGCGCAGGGCGTCGTCGACATCGCCACCGAGCTCGACGACCCGGCGTTGGAGGCCGCGGCGCTGCTGGTGCGCGGCCAGAACGAGGCCGCGGAGTCCAAGTGGCGTGAGGCCGAGCGAACCCTTCGCAGCGCGGTCGCACGGGCCGAGCTCGCCGACGATCACGCCACGCGTGCCCAGGCGCTGACCCACCTCGTGTTCGTGGTCGGCCTCGATGGCACTCGCTTCGCCGAGGCCCAAGCGCTGGGCGAGGGTGCCGGCTCCGCGCTCAAGATCATCGGTGCCGACGCACTGATGCGCGCGCAGCTCGACGCCGCGCTCGGCACCTCGGCGCGCAAGGCCAAGCGCTTCGAGCTCGCGCTCGAGCACCAACGCGCTGCGCTCGACGCCACTGCGCGGCTGCTCGGCGACGAACACCCGGCGACGCTGCGCGCGATGTCGAATCTCGCCACCACGCTCGGCGCCCTGCCCGATGCTGGTGATGCCGCGCTCGCAGAGGCCGAGACCATGCATCGTCGCGCGGTGGCGGGCCTCGAGCGCGTGCTCGGCGACGAGCACCCCGTCGTCGCGGTGACGCTGTCGAACCTCGCGATCGTGGTCGCCCAGCGCGGACACACCACGGAGGCGATCGCGCTGCTGCGTCGCTCGGTGTCGATCCGCGAGCACAACGATCCCAATCAGCCTTCGCTCGCGCAGGCGCACTTCAACCTCGGCCGCGCGCTCTACGACGCCCGCGAGTACGGCCAGGCCCAGGCTCAGTACGCGCTCGCACTGGAGCGCCGCCTCGCTGCGCCCCATCAAGCCATCGAGGTGGTCGACTACTACAGCGCGCTGGGCAACGCCGCGGTTCGCAACGGCGAGGCCAAGCTGGCGGCCGAGATGTTCACGCGGCGCCTCGACATCGAGCTCGCCGCCGACAGCGATCCTGCGCTGGTCGCCGCCGCCAGGATCAACCTCGCGCGGGCGTTGGTCGGTAGCGATCGTGCGCGCGCGCGGGAGCTGCTCGAGCAGGCGCGCCCGGTGATCGCCGATCGCGTCGCGAAAGAGGACGCCACCGCCACCGATCGCCAGCTCGGGCGCGACATCCAGGTGCTCGCGATGTTGGTCGACTCGCTCGCGGCGCTCGAACACCTGCCGGCGGGCTAG
- a CDS encoding alpha/beta hydrolase, with amino-acid sequence MLAASLALGCATPSEAGEGSSSEGSTTRDTVTTVTPTTSGSGATATGSDDSAGSTVSGPAESGDGSSTGDAPAADACAAYDEFAQALAGDPDDAARDDRQDEFLRTMWRSDEGLPIRCDGRMIVLFADDGAGAWSVTGDFADWDPRAHPLQPLVEGYGLLVAELAIEEPLAPSLYKLVRDGTEYVADPWARRFGWDEFGEYSLTSARADASHLERYPAFDDALASLQPRRVVVYVPAGASSRSALPVLYMHDGQNLFAPDAPYGGWQVGAAIDAAIEGGVMPPALVVAIDNTSDRFDEYGPSVDDLGQGPVGGRADEYADFLVDGVIPFVDARYPTAADRASRAVLGSSMGGLVSLYIAWRHPEVFGAAGSMSGTLEWGQIGADNDRVLDLYEATPPDDVWIYLDSGGNPPCPGGSDNYCVTVEMRDALVGLGWTEGERLAWLHAPGATHDEAAWAARMPGFLALLGPQWAN; translated from the coding sequence GTGCTCGCGGCAAGCCTCGCGCTGGGCTGCGCGACCCCGAGCGAGGCTGGCGAGGGCTCGTCGAGCGAGGGCTCGACCACCCGCGACACCGTCACGACGGTGACGCCGACCACCTCGGGCTCGGGCGCGACCGCGACCGGCAGCGACGACAGTGCTGGTAGCACGGTGTCCGGCCCCGCCGAGTCCGGCGACGGCAGCAGCACCGGCGACGCGCCGGCGGCCGATGCCTGTGCGGCGTACGACGAGTTCGCCCAGGCCCTCGCGGGCGACCCCGACGACGCCGCGCGGGACGATCGCCAAGACGAGTTCCTGCGCACGATGTGGCGCTCGGACGAGGGCCTGCCGATCCGCTGCGACGGTCGCATGATCGTGCTGTTCGCCGACGACGGGGCCGGTGCGTGGTCGGTGACCGGCGACTTCGCCGATTGGGATCCACGCGCGCACCCGCTGCAGCCGCTGGTCGAAGGCTACGGACTGCTCGTGGCCGAGCTCGCGATCGAGGAGCCGCTGGCCCCGTCGCTCTACAAGCTCGTGCGCGACGGCACCGAGTACGTCGCCGATCCGTGGGCGCGTCGCTTCGGCTGGGACGAGTTCGGTGAGTACTCGCTCACGTCGGCGCGCGCCGACGCCTCGCACCTCGAGCGCTACCCTGCGTTCGACGACGCGCTCGCCTCGCTGCAGCCCCGCCGGGTGGTGGTGTACGTGCCCGCCGGCGCGTCGTCGCGCTCGGCGTTGCCGGTGCTGTACATGCACGACGGCCAGAACCTCTTCGCCCCCGACGCGCCCTACGGCGGCTGGCAGGTGGGCGCAGCGATCGACGCGGCGATCGAGGGCGGCGTCATGCCGCCGGCGTTGGTGGTCGCGATCGACAACACCAGCGATCGCTTCGACGAGTACGGTCCGAGCGTCGACGACCTCGGCCAAGGGCCGGTCGGTGGGCGTGCCGACGAGTACGCCGACTTCCTCGTCGACGGTGTGATCCCGTTCGTCGACGCCCGCTACCCCACCGCCGCCGATCGAGCCTCACGGGCGGTGCTCGGCTCGAGCATGGGCGGGCTCGTGAGCCTGTACATCGCGTGGCGACACCCGGAGGTCTTCGGGGCCGCGGGCTCGATGTCGGGCACGCTCGAGTGGGGGCAGATCGGTGCCGACAACGATCGCGTGCTCGATCTCTACGAGGCCACGCCGCCCGACGACGTGTGGATCTACCTCGACAGCGGCGGCAACCCGCCGTGCCCCGGTGGCAGCGACAACTACTGCGTCACGGTGGAGATGCGCGACGCGCTGGTGGGGCTGGGATGGACCGAGGGCGAGCGCCTGGCGTGGCTGCACGCCCCCGGTGCGACCCACGACGAGGCCGCCTGGGCGGCACGGATGCCGGGCTTCTTGGCCTTGCTGGGCCCACAGTGGGCCAACTGA
- a CDS encoding MFS transporter — MLGLTRYQWLVLAAAWLGWGFDVFDGLLFNYVAPICVPNLLGYDPADPAAKADTMFWTAALSSLLLLGWALGGVLFGKLTDRLGRTRTLLLTMLTYALGTAACAFAPNLWVLAIFRLVASLGIGGEWAAGASLVAETMPKDKRILGGALLYTSAPIGLFLATFVNDVFTRQLDSIAADPGLSWRAVFLTGLIPAAVAMLIRLGVKEPEHWTPSGRTQLRELFTPALRRRTLGGLAMAVIALVTWWSCSVFIPIIASFLAADTSTDAATLAARKTEFITLGTTMFNVGGLIGTLITVPIALRWGRRPMFAIYFSGATVALFATFGLPMAAIDRLLMLGAVGLTVFGIFGAFSFYLPELFPMRLRGTGAGFCYNAGRVITAVFPFAVGVIVRSGANPLSVLTWVAAAPLVGLVLLAFGVGEETRDDALA; from the coding sequence GTGCTCGGTCTCACCCGCTATCAATGGCTCGTGCTCGCAGCGGCGTGGCTGGGCTGGGGCTTCGATGTCTTCGACGGCCTGCTGTTCAACTACGTCGCGCCGATCTGCGTGCCCAACTTGCTGGGCTACGACCCCGCCGATCCCGCGGCCAAGGCCGACACGATGTTCTGGACCGCCGCGTTGTCGAGCCTGCTGCTGCTCGGCTGGGCGCTCGGCGGCGTGTTGTTCGGCAAGCTCACCGATCGCCTCGGCCGCACCCGCACGCTGCTGCTGACGATGCTGACCTACGCGCTCGGCACCGCGGCCTGTGCCTTCGCGCCGAACCTGTGGGTGCTGGCGATCTTCCGCCTGGTCGCCAGCCTCGGCATCGGTGGTGAGTGGGCTGCCGGCGCATCGCTGGTCGCCGAGACCATGCCGAAGGACAAGCGCATCCTCGGCGGTGCGCTGCTCTACACCTCGGCGCCCATCGGGCTGTTCTTGGCGACCTTCGTCAACGACGTCTTCACCCGCCAGCTCGACTCGATCGCGGCCGACCCGGGCCTGTCGTGGCGCGCGGTGTTCCTGACCGGGCTCATCCCCGCCGCCGTCGCGATGCTGATCCGCCTGGGCGTGAAGGAGCCCGAGCACTGGACCCCGTCGGGGCGCACGCAGCTGCGCGAGCTGTTCACACCGGCGCTGCGTCGTCGCACGCTCGGCGGGCTCGCGATGGCGGTCATCGCCCTGGTCACGTGGTGGAGCTGCTCGGTGTTCATCCCCATCATCGCGAGCTTCCTCGCCGCCGACACCTCGACCGACGCGGCGACGCTGGCGGCGCGCAAGACCGAGTTCATCACCCTCGGCACCACCATGTTCAACGTCGGTGGGCTGATCGGCACCCTCATCACCGTCCCGATCGCGCTGCGCTGGGGTCGACGCCCGATGTTCGCGATCTACTTCAGCGGCGCCACGGTGGCACTGTTCGCCACCTTCGGGTTGCCCATGGCTGCGATCGATCGCCTGCTCATGCTCGGTGCGGTGGGGCTGACGGTGTTCGGCATCTTCGGCGCGTTCAGCTTCTACCTGCCCGAGCTGTTCCCCATGCGACTGCGCGGCACCGGAGCCGGCTTCTGCTACAACGCCGGCCGCGTGATCACGGCGGTGTTCCCCTTTGCGGTGGGCGTGATCGTACGCAGCGGTGCGAACCCGCTCTCCGTGCTGACCTGGGTCGCCGCGGCACCGCTGGTCGGGTTGGTGCTGCTGGCGTTCGGCGTCGGCGAAGAGACCCGCGACGACGCGCTGGCGTGA
- a CDS encoding RNA polymerase sigma factor: protein MGSDIELLEAWRAGDRSAGSTLFERHFDSICRFFANKVDRDVDDLVQKTFIACVEGKERFRGHSSFRTYLFGVAHNVLRSTLRTRKRESDRLDFGVTSVFDLGLSPTRLLATGGEQMLMLQALRRIPVEHQLVLELYYWEDLEASELAEVLELPEGTVRSRIRRAKQLLEEQLRALSSGDAVLESTLSDLDSWARSLRAKVLATPAPTK from the coding sequence GTGGGGTCGGACATCGAGCTGCTCGAGGCCTGGCGTGCGGGCGACCGCAGCGCCGGCAGCACGCTCTTCGAGCGCCACTTCGACAGCATCTGCCGCTTCTTCGCCAACAAGGTCGATCGCGACGTCGACGACCTGGTCCAGAAGACCTTCATCGCGTGCGTCGAGGGCAAGGAGCGCTTCCGAGGGCACTCGAGCTTCCGCACCTACCTCTTCGGCGTCGCCCACAACGTGCTGCGCTCGACCCTGCGCACGCGCAAGCGTGAGTCCGATCGCCTCGACTTCGGTGTGACCTCGGTGTTCGACCTGGGTTTGTCGCCCACGCGCTTGCTGGCGACGGGCGGTGAGCAGATGCTCATGCTGCAGGCCCTGCGGCGCATCCCCGTGGAGCACCAGCTCGTGCTCGAGCTGTACTACTGGGAGGATCTCGAGGCCAGCGAGCTGGCCGAGGTGCTCGAGCTGCCCGAGGGCACGGTGCGCAGCCGCATCCGCCGCGCCAAGCAGTTGCTCGAAGAACAGCTGCGCGCGCTGTCCAGCGGTGACGCGGTGCTCGAGAGCACGCTGTCGGACCTCGACAGCTGGGCGCGCTCGCTTCGCGCCAAGGTGCTCGCCACCCCCGCGCCGACGAAGTGA
- a CDS encoding HlyD family efflux transporter periplasmic adaptor subunit, whose translation MIKNAAAIVALAGLGGLVMLAGCQAREVGVEPFQGIVEFDERVLAFEIPGRLLRIAVDEGDELPAGAELARLDDTLERLGRDARAAEARAVRAELELIQAGSRPEDVRSLQAELSAAKSAETLAKQNVGRQRQLSKGGIGTAADLDAAESAIATATANRRDLEARLSRAKHGARSQEIDAATARADAADTAVRLAEERIARHVLHTDGSGTVLDVHVEPDEFAQVGLAIVTLGDVHHPYVDVFVPQARVGELELGTVLEVRTDANPDPLVGHVEHIARTTEFTPKFLFSETERPNLVIRVRVRVDAPEGNLQAGLPAFVTLGGAS comes from the coding sequence ATGATAAAGAATGCAGCGGCGATCGTGGCCCTCGCGGGGCTCGGCGGGCTGGTGATGCTCGCGGGCTGCCAGGCTCGGGAGGTCGGCGTCGAGCCGTTCCAAGGCATCGTCGAGTTCGACGAGCGCGTGCTCGCCTTCGAGATCCCCGGTCGATTGCTGCGCATCGCGGTCGACGAGGGCGACGAGCTGCCGGCCGGTGCCGAGCTCGCGCGGCTCGACGACACCCTCGAACGACTCGGTCGAGATGCCCGCGCCGCCGAGGCCCGCGCGGTGCGAGCCGAGCTCGAGCTGATCCAGGCCGGCTCGCGCCCAGAGGACGTGCGGTCGCTGCAGGCCGAGCTCAGCGCGGCGAAGTCGGCCGAGACCTTGGCGAAGCAGAACGTGGGTCGCCAACGTCAGCTCAGCAAGGGCGGCATCGGCACCGCCGCAGACCTCGACGCGGCCGAGAGCGCGATCGCGACGGCGACCGCCAATCGCCGCGACCTCGAGGCACGCCTGTCGCGGGCGAAGCACGGCGCGCGCAGCCAGGAGATCGACGCCGCCACCGCCCGCGCCGACGCGGCCGACACCGCCGTGCGTCTCGCCGAGGAACGCATCGCACGCCACGTGCTGCACACCGACGGTTCCGGCACGGTGCTCGATGTCCACGTCGAGCCCGACGAGTTCGCGCAGGTCGGCCTCGCGATCGTCACGCTCGGCGACGTGCACCATCCCTACGTCGACGTGTTCGTGCCGCAGGCGCGGGTCGGTGAGCTCGAGCTCGGCACCGTGCTCGAGGTCCGCACCGACGCCAACCCCGATCCGTTGGTGGGCCACGTCGAGCACATCGCGCGCACCACCGAGTTCACGCCGAAGTTCCTCTTCAGCGAGACCGAGCGACCCAACCTCGTGATCCGCGTGCGCGTCCGCGTCGACGCACCCGAGGGCAACCTCCAGGCCGGCCTGCCCGCGTTCGTCACGCTCGGAGGCGCCTCGTGA
- a CDS encoding VWA domain-containing protein has product MLARHTHRASTLLGLSLVAGLTALVGCSASSEDASLAGDGGGENGPGVGQGGAQDFGQFRSILDAGGIPGPQTLDDVGFFNEHKIELPAATCGNDVCLHGQLGVMGNMINGSNCTTVMLGMNTDVDPSTFERPPLDIAFVIDTSGSMIGEPIEYVREGLLRMLDDLAPEDRVWLVAFDNGAEVLLDGAAGDATADLQLAIEALAADGKTNIYDGLRVGYERVAAATAEGRQSRVVLLSDGEATAGITSTSKIVAMSAGYNELGHSLTTVGIGEDFDPVLMRRLSESGGGAFYYLEDPAAVREVFEEEVNTFLVPLARDLRIDVDIEPGYTLRAMYGTKRFELDGNSAAISIPNVQIAHRTTTADHENGRRGGGGAIIAELVPHLASASSNVGTVGRLALSYVEPVSGETRAQEFPITSTLAPGETPEGGRFDGSAVEKAFVMLNVFAGFQLASERAAWGDDAGALAVLLPLAESVQGWLARNDDDDIEDDLRYVQKFIDNLRARGAADPAPTKNPPDPWPQD; this is encoded by the coding sequence ATGCTTGCACGACACACCCATCGCGCTTCGACCTTGCTCGGACTCTCGCTCGTCGCCGGCCTCACCGCGCTGGTCGGATGCAGCGCATCTTCGGAGGACGCATCGCTCGCCGGCGACGGCGGCGGTGAGAACGGGCCCGGCGTCGGTCAGGGCGGCGCGCAGGACTTCGGACAGTTCCGCTCGATCCTCGACGCCGGCGGGATTCCCGGCCCGCAGACCCTCGACGACGTCGGCTTCTTCAACGAACACAAGATCGAGCTGCCGGCGGCGACCTGCGGCAACGACGTGTGCCTGCACGGCCAGCTCGGCGTGATGGGCAACATGATCAACGGCAGCAACTGCACGACCGTGATGTTGGGCATGAACACCGACGTCGACCCCTCGACCTTCGAGCGGCCACCGCTCGACATCGCGTTCGTGATCGACACCAGCGGCTCGATGATCGGCGAGCCCATCGAGTACGTTCGCGAGGGCCTGCTGCGCATGCTCGACGATCTCGCGCCCGAGGATCGCGTGTGGCTGGTGGCGTTCGACAACGGCGCCGAGGTGCTGCTCGACGGCGCCGCGGGCGATGCGACCGCCGATCTCCAGCTCGCGATCGAGGCGCTCGCCGCCGACGGCAAGACCAACATCTACGACGGCTTGCGCGTGGGCTACGAGCGCGTGGCCGCGGCCACCGCTGAGGGCCGCCAGAGCCGCGTGGTGCTGCTGTCCGACGGCGAGGCCACCGCGGGGATCACGAGCACGTCGAAGATCGTCGCCATGAGCGCGGGCTACAACGAGCTCGGCCACTCGCTGACCACGGTCGGCATCGGCGAGGACTTCGACCCGGTGTTGATGCGGCGGTTGTCGGAGTCCGGCGGCGGCGCGTTCTACTACCTCGAGGATCCCGCCGCCGTGCGAGAGGTCTTCGAGGAGGAGGTCAACACGTTCCTCGTGCCGTTGGCCCGCGACCTTCGCATCGACGTCGACATCGAGCCCGGCTACACGCTGCGGGCGATGTACGGCACCAAGCGCTTCGAGCTCGACGGCAATAGCGCGGCGATCTCGATCCCGAACGTGCAGATCGCCCACCGCACCACCACTGCGGATCACGAGAACGGCCGTCGCGGCGGCGGCGGGGCCATCATCGCCGAGCTGGTGCCGCACCTGGCAAGCGCGAGCAGCAACGTCGGCACGGTCGGCCGGCTCGCGCTCAGCTACGTCGAGCCCGTGTCCGGCGAGACACGTGCGCAGGAGTTCCCCATCACCAGCACGCTGGCGCCGGGCGAGACGCCGGAGGGCGGTCGCTTCGACGGCAGCGCGGTCGAGAAGGCCTTCGTCATGCTCAACGTGTTCGCGGGGTTCCAGCTGGCGAGCGAGCGCGCCGCGTGGGGCGACGACGCCGGGGCGCTCGCGGTGCTGCTGCCGCTGGCGGAGTCGGTGCAGGGCTGGCTCGCGCGCAACGACGACGACGACATCGAAGACGATCTGCGCTACGTGCAGAAGTTCATCGACAACCTACGCGCCCGCGGTGCTGCCGATCCGGCGCCGACCAAGAACCCGCCCGACCCGTGGCCGCAGGACTGA
- a CDS encoding ABC transporter ATP-binding protein, with translation MNSPEPVVLAESLARHFGALVAVRDVSLRIERGEVFGVLGPNGAGKSTTIRMLCGLLDPSSGSARVVGHDVAREPEAVKASIGYMTQRFSLYEDLSVVENLEFYAAIYGVGRRRRRARVDTVVELTGLGDRRKQLAGTLSGGWKQRLALACSTIHEPPLLFLDEPTAGVDPVSRRAFWERIHAIAHEGTTIVVTTHYMDEAERCHRLAFIFRGTVLDIGSPDEIVARRGLRVVELEAADPVAATLALEHDGEIEECGHFGRVLRVATRGVDPEAAVRRVLAAAAVEIKALTPGRATVEDAFVSMVREDRT, from the coding sequence GTGAACTCGCCTGAGCCGGTGGTGCTCGCCGAGTCGCTCGCGCGGCACTTCGGAGCGCTGGTCGCCGTGCGGGACGTGTCGCTGCGCATCGAGCGTGGCGAGGTCTTCGGCGTGCTCGGACCCAATGGCGCCGGCAAGTCGACCACCATCCGCATGCTGTGCGGTCTGCTCGACCCGAGCTCCGGCAGCGCGCGCGTGGTCGGCCACGACGTCGCCCGCGAGCCCGAGGCGGTGAAGGCCAGCATCGGCTACATGACCCAACGCTTCAGCCTCTACGAAGACCTCTCGGTGGTGGAGAACCTCGAGTTCTACGCCGCGATCTACGGCGTCGGGCGTCGGCGTCGGCGTGCGCGGGTCGACACGGTGGTCGAGCTCACCGGGCTCGGCGACCGTCGCAAGCAGCTCGCCGGCACGCTATCGGGCGGCTGGAAGCAGCGCTTGGCGCTCGCGTGCTCGACGATCCACGAGCCACCGCTGTTGTTCCTCGACGAGCCCACCGCCGGCGTCGATCCGGTGAGCCGGCGCGCGTTCTGGGAGCGCATCCACGCCATCGCCCACGAAGGCACCACGATCGTCGTGACCACGCACTACATGGACGAGGCCGAGCGCTGCCACCGCTTGGCCTTCATCTTCCGCGGTACCGTGCTCGACATCGGCTCGCCCGACGAGATCGTCGCGCGCCGCGGGCTGAGGGTGGTCGAGCTCGAGGCCGCGGATCCGGTGGCCGCCACCCTCGCGCTCGAGCACGACGGCGAGATCGAAGAGTGCGGCCACTTCGGTCGCGTGCTCCGGGTCGCCACCCGCGGTGTCGATCCGGAGGCGGCAGTACGGCGCGTGCTGGCCGCGGCCGCGGTCGAGATCAAGGCGTTGACGCCGGGTCGCGCCACGGTCGAGGACGCGTTCGTCTCGATGGTGCGGGAGGATCGGACATGA
- a CDS encoding TetR/AcrR family transcriptional regulator, translated as MRASLEIGTEFGEDGLTMRAIASRLGLSVTALYQHYDGKPSILRGLNLWGADRLALHLAPAHDLVDPVARLVDESVRYVRWACENPWLYRLMFQGDEIDWRTFTDAERDRLLSSNLRTVRAFQEAIAAGRLRADVDVQTAPFMMWAANHGLSTLILGGRISEHHPVFPVADRDAFVQAFAVGFIRGFEVR; from the coding sequence TTGCGGGCCAGCCTCGAGATCGGCACCGAGTTCGGCGAAGACGGCCTCACGATGCGGGCGATCGCATCGCGACTGGGCCTGAGCGTCACGGCGCTGTACCAGCACTACGACGGCAAGCCGTCGATCCTGCGCGGCCTCAACCTGTGGGGTGCCGATCGACTCGCGCTCCACCTCGCGCCCGCGCACGACCTCGTCGATCCGGTCGCGCGCCTGGTCGACGAGTCGGTGCGCTACGTGCGGTGGGCGTGCGAGAACCCGTGGCTGTACCGCCTGATGTTCCAAGGCGACGAGATCGACTGGCGCACGTTCACGGACGCCGAGCGCGACCGCCTGCTCTCGAGCAACCTCCGCACGGTGCGCGCGTTCCAAGAGGCGATCGCCGCGGGACGTCTGCGCGCCGACGTCGACGTGCAGACCGCCCCGTTCATGATGTGGGCCGCCAACCACGGTCTCTCGACCTTGATCCTCGGTGGCCGCATCAGCGAGCACCACCCGGTGTTCCCGGTCGCGGATCGCGATGCCTTCGTGCAGGCGTTCGCGGTCGGCTTCATCCGCGGCTTCGAAGTTCGCTGA